A window of the Campylobacter massiliensis genome harbors these coding sequences:
- a CDS encoding NAD(P)H-dependent oxidoreductase, protein MKTLVVLSHPNFAASRLNKALANAAKSAGAEVRHLEGLYGTDALKIDVAAEQEAFLRADRIVFLFPMMGFNVPSMLKAYIDYVLSRGFAYGQGAKIAGKQLQIAVSTGGGLGEYSKHGAIKFSLNEILLPLQCCADFCELVYGRIFASCGVEPGVPDSAIEAHAARFTKLLNDELEEHEYQI, encoded by the coding sequence ATGAAAACATTAGTAGTTTTATCTCACCCAAATTTCGCCGCTTCTCGCCTAAACAAGGCGCTGGCAAACGCCGCTAAAAGTGCTGGCGCCGAGGTTCGCCACCTAGAGGGACTATACGGCACCGACGCCCTTAAAATCGACGTCGCAGCGGAGCAGGAGGCGTTTTTGCGCGCCGATCGCATCGTGTTTTTATTTCCGATGATGGGCTTTAACGTACCGTCAATGCTAAAGGCCTACATCGACTACGTGCTAAGCCGCGGCTTTGCCTACGGACAGGGTGCGAAGATCGCGGGCAAACAGCTGCAAATCGCCGTGAGCACGGGCGGCGGGCTAGGCGAATACTCCAAACACGGCGCGATCAAATTTAGCCTAAACGAGATTTTGCTGCCGCTTCAGTGCTGCGCGGACTTTTGTGAGCTCGTTTACGGGCGCATCTTTGCTAGCTGCGGCGTGGAGCCGGGCGTGCCCGATAGCGCGATAGAGGCGCATGCGGCGAGATTTACGAAGCTCTTAAACGACGAGCTTGAAGAGCACGAATACCAAATTTAA